The following coding sequences are from one Thermostaphylospora chromogena window:
- a CDS encoding lysylphosphatidylglycerol synthase transmembrane domain-containing protein → MFSRLRSSRALRAVVGLVALGFVGYGLTRNWAETEAALRRLSWWSIAGSVTAVMAGLGCMLLAWRAVLAGLGSRLPLPVAARVMFVGQLGKYVPGAVWAYAAMMELGRDHGAPPRRTFSATSIALVVSLGCALAIAAATLWHVVGRAWYLPALIPLIAVCLHPRVLAFGLNLFLRVARRDPLDRVLPGSALVQATAWTTLGWLVYGVHLWLPVADLGAGPVYPLATGAYALAWATGLLTVIVPAGIGVREGAMVLALAPVLDAPEALVAAVVSRLVFTFCDVAWAGLGFLLGRMAGRQESRASTYAAQ, encoded by the coding sequence GTGTTCAGTCGGTTGCGGTCGAGCCGCGCGCTGAGGGCCGTGGTCGGCCTGGTGGCGCTGGGTTTCGTGGGTTACGGGCTGACCCGGAACTGGGCGGAGACCGAGGCCGCGCTGCGGCGGCTGTCGTGGTGGTCGATCGCCGGGTCGGTGACGGCGGTGATGGCCGGGCTGGGCTGCATGCTCCTGGCCTGGCGCGCCGTGCTCGCCGGGCTGGGCAGCCGCCTCCCGCTGCCGGTGGCGGCCAGGGTCATGTTCGTCGGCCAGCTCGGCAAGTACGTGCCCGGCGCGGTGTGGGCGTACGCGGCCATGATGGAGCTGGGCCGAGACCACGGCGCGCCGCCCCGCCGCACCTTCAGCGCGACCTCCATCGCCCTGGTCGTCTCGCTGGGCTGCGCGCTCGCCATCGCCGCGGCGACGCTGTGGCACGTCGTCGGCCGGGCGTGGTACCTGCCGGCGCTCATCCCGCTGATCGCCGTCTGCCTGCATCCGCGGGTGCTCGCCTTCGGCCTCAACCTGTTCCTGCGGGTCGCGCGCCGGGATCCGCTGGACCGCGTCCTGCCCGGATCCGCCCTGGTGCAGGCGACCGCGTGGACCACCCTCGGCTGGCTCGTCTACGGCGTGCACCTGTGGCTGCCGGTCGCCGACCTCGGCGCCGGGCCGGTCTACCCGCTCGCCACCGGCGCCTACGCCCTCGCCTGGGCCACCGGCCTGCTGACCGTGATCGTCCCGGCCGGGATCGGGGTGCGCGAGGGGGCGATGGTGCTCGCCCTGGCGCCGGTGCTGGACGCGCCGGAGGCCCTGGTCGCGGCCGTGGTGTCCCGGCTGGTCTTCACCTTCTGCGACGTGGCGTGGGCGGGCCTGGGATTCCTGCTCGGCCGCATGGCGGGCCGTCAGGAGAGCAGGGCCTCC
- a CDS encoding class I SAM-dependent methyltransferase — MVKERVAQLEYSRIQTAMLDEEKRRRKAAKIIAVLGHFLGTTGQERPLDGLTVADVGCSAGFIADELASAGAARTFGVDIDVPGLRTAAARFGGRVTFVCADGTALPFPDASVDVLVFNHIYEHVVDPDAVMAELHRVLREDGVLYLGLGNRLGVMEPHYRLPFLSYLPPALADRYVRMSGRADHYYERFRTRWGLRRMVRGFHVYDYTLPVLATPERFAGGELFPGVAGRAVRAVLGAAPRPVLRALLPVVPTYLWVATKGERRPAGPVLPQPPEKVRTW; from the coding sequence GTGGTGAAGGAACGGGTCGCGCAGCTTGAGTACTCCCGGATCCAGACGGCGATGCTGGACGAGGAGAAACGGCGCAGGAAAGCGGCGAAGATCATCGCCGTGCTCGGCCACTTCCTCGGCACGACGGGGCAGGAACGCCCGCTGGACGGGCTGACCGTCGCCGACGTCGGGTGCTCGGCCGGGTTCATCGCCGACGAGCTGGCCTCGGCCGGGGCGGCGCGCACGTTCGGGGTGGACATCGACGTGCCGGGGCTGCGCACGGCGGCGGCGCGGTTCGGCGGACGGGTCACGTTCGTCTGCGCCGACGGCACGGCCCTGCCGTTCCCCGACGCGTCGGTGGACGTGCTGGTGTTCAACCACATCTACGAGCACGTGGTGGACCCCGACGCGGTCATGGCGGAGCTGCACCGGGTGCTGCGCGAGGACGGCGTGCTCTACCTGGGCCTGGGCAACCGCCTGGGGGTCATGGAGCCGCACTACCGGCTGCCGTTCCTGTCCTACCTGCCGCCCGCGCTGGCCGACCGCTATGTGCGGATGTCGGGCCGCGCCGACCACTACTACGAGCGTTTCCGCACCCGATGGGGGCTGCGCCGCATGGTGCGCGGGTTCCACGTCTACGACTACACCCTGCCCGTGCTGGCCACGCCGGAGCGGTTCGCGGGCGGCGAGCTGTTTCCGGGGGTGGCCGGCCGTGCCGTCCGTGCCGTGCTCGGCGCGGCGCCGCGGCCGGTGCTGCGCGCGCTGCTCCCGGTGGTGCCGACCTACCTGTGGGTGGCGACGAAGGGCGAGCGCCGGCCCGCGGGGCCCGTGCTCCCGCAGCCCCCCGAGAAGGTCCGCACATGGTGA
- a CDS encoding lysylphosphatidylglycerol synthase domain-containing protein produces MVTGRARRIVRIAFLLIALGFGCGAVASNWDGVAAGFARLSQRSISLSVAAVVAALCCGMMTWRALLADLGSPLPVRRAAKVFFVGQLGKYIPGALWPVIAQMEMGRDLGVPRSRSAAAFFLTLPVQLGSGLLVAAVALLTAGPDALAPYAWALLLVPVLAVLLEPRVINTVIGFGLRRLGREPLERALTRRGMLAAVGWALAGWSAYGLHLAAIVGDLTASEDVLTVLLFSVGAFALSWCLGIMTFVVPAGAGVREVAMVAVVSPMLDQGAAIAAALCSRMVIIAGDLLCAGAAAWTARSSVCARPDESPRNAL; encoded by the coding sequence ATGGTGACCGGGCGGGCGCGCCGGATCGTCAGGATCGCCTTCCTGCTGATCGCGCTGGGGTTCGGCTGCGGGGCGGTGGCGTCCAACTGGGACGGCGTGGCCGCCGGTTTCGCCCGGCTGTCGCAGCGGTCGATCTCGCTGTCGGTGGCGGCGGTGGTGGCGGCGCTGTGCTGCGGCATGATGACCTGGCGGGCGCTGCTGGCCGACCTCGGCTCCCCGCTGCCGGTACGGCGGGCGGCGAAGGTCTTCTTCGTCGGCCAGCTCGGCAAGTACATCCCGGGCGCGCTCTGGCCGGTGATCGCTCAGATGGAGATGGGCCGTGACCTCGGCGTCCCCCGGTCGCGCAGCGCGGCGGCGTTCTTCCTCACCCTGCCGGTGCAGCTGGGCAGCGGCCTGCTGGTGGCCGCGGTCGCGCTGCTGACGGCCGGCCCGGACGCGCTGGCGCCGTACGCGTGGGCGCTGCTGCTGGTGCCGGTGCTGGCGGTGCTCCTCGAACCCCGGGTGATCAACACGGTGATCGGCTTCGGGCTGCGCAGGCTGGGCCGGGAGCCGCTGGAGCGGGCCCTGACCCGCCGGGGCATGCTCGCCGCGGTGGGCTGGGCGCTGGCCGGGTGGTCGGCGTACGGCCTGCATCTCGCGGCGATCGTCGGCGACCTGACCGCGTCCGAGGACGTCTTGACGGTGCTGTTGTTCTCGGTGGGCGCGTTCGCCCTGTCCTGGTGCCTGGGGATCATGACGTTCGTGGTGCCCGCGGGCGCCGGGGTGCGGGAGGTGGCGATGGTGGCGGTGGTCTCGCCCATGCTCGACCAGGGGGCGGCCATCGCGGCGGCGCTGTGCTCGCGGATGGTGATCATCGCCGGTGACCTGCTGTGCGCGGGCGCGGCGGCCTGGACGGCCCGCTCGTCGGTGTGCGCGCGACCGGACGAGTCCCCGCGGAACGCGCTGTGA
- a CDS encoding sugar phosphate nucleotidyltransferase — protein MTENIPGDLEAILLVGGQGTRLRPLTLGVPKPLLPTAGVPFLAHQLARARAFGVRRVVFATSYRAEMFRPTFGDGEAFGLSLTYVYEEEPLGTGGAIRNAARALTCGPDAPVLVLNGDILSGHDIGEQVRRHVAARAAVTLHLTEVDDPSRFGCVPTDADGRVTAFLEKTPNPVTNRINAGCYVFTRSVIDTIPEGRVVSVERETFPGLIEAGALVLGYATRSYWLDVGTPEAFVQGSRDLVLGRLASPALPAPPGELIVLPGAEVSPEAKVGGGSVVGAGAKVEAGAAVTGSVLGDGCLIAAGATVTDSVVGRGARIAEGVVLRDAVIGDDAEVGPGNELIRGVRVWPGVVLPERAVRFSSDA, from the coding sequence GTGACGGAGAACATTCCAGGTGACCTTGAGGCCATCTTGCTCGTCGGCGGGCAGGGCACTCGGCTGCGTCCGTTGACGCTCGGTGTTCCCAAACCCCTGTTGCCGACCGCGGGCGTGCCGTTCCTCGCCCACCAGCTCGCCAGAGCGCGTGCGTTCGGCGTACGCCGGGTGGTCTTCGCCACGTCCTATCGTGCTGAGATGTTCCGCCCGACGTTCGGGGACGGCGAGGCGTTCGGGCTGTCCTTGACGTACGTGTACGAGGAGGAGCCGCTGGGCACCGGCGGCGCCATCCGCAACGCCGCGCGGGCGCTGACGTGCGGCCCCGACGCGCCGGTGCTGGTGCTGAACGGTGACATCCTGTCCGGACACGACATCGGCGAGCAGGTGCGGCGGCACGTCGCCGCGCGGGCCGCGGTGACGCTGCACCTCACCGAGGTGGACGACCCGTCGCGTTTCGGCTGCGTGCCCACCGACGCCGACGGCCGGGTCACCGCCTTTCTGGAGAAGACCCCGAATCCGGTGACGAACCGGATCAACGCCGGCTGCTATGTGTTCACCAGGTCGGTGATCGACACCATTCCGGAGGGCCGGGTGGTGTCGGTGGAGCGGGAGACGTTCCCCGGCCTGATCGAGGCCGGCGCGCTCGTGCTCGGTTACGCCACCCGCTCCTACTGGCTGGACGTGGGCACCCCGGAGGCGTTCGTGCAGGGCTCGCGGGACCTGGTGCTGGGCCGGCTGGCCTCTCCCGCGCTGCCGGCGCCGCCGGGCGAGCTGATCGTGCTGCCCGGCGCGGAGGTGTCGCCCGAGGCGAAGGTGGGCGGTGGCTCCGTGGTGGGCGCGGGAGCGAAGGTGGAGGCGGGCGCGGCCGTCACCGGCAGCGTGCTCGGTGACGGCTGTCTGATCGCCGCCGGCGCGACCGTGACCGACTCGGTCGTCGGCCGGGGGGCGAGGATCGCCGAGGGCGTCGTCCTGCGCGACGCGGTGATCGGTGACGACGCCGAGGTGGGGCCGGGCAACGAGTTGATCCGCGGTGTCCGCGTCTGGCCGGGCGTCGTCCTGCCCGAGCGCGCCGTCCGCTTCTCCAGCGACGCCTGA
- a CDS encoding DNA-3-methyladenine glycosylase family protein, whose protein sequence is MRERRWRPAEPVDAGLALVVLRRGSGDPAWRRTPDGAIWRTSRTPQGPVTLRIRVDAPGGEVVGTAWGPGAEWALDGLPALLGAEDDAAGFTAMLDVGHEVLRRVARRYPGLRIGRTGLVFEALVPAVLEQKVVLRESRRSWRWLMLRYGEPAPGPAPDGMRVMPPPQVWRRIPSWDWHRAGAEAVRARTIIEAAARADRLEAARTSAEADRLLRSLPGIGVWTSAEVRQRAFGDADAVSVGDHHLASQVGWVLTGEKTDDAGMLRLLAPYRGHRHRVARLVRLSGARPPARGPRMPARDYRSF, encoded by the coding sequence GTGCGTGAGCGGAGGTGGCGGCCTGCCGAGCCGGTGGATGCGGGGCTCGCGCTCGTGGTGCTGCGCCGGGGAAGCGGCGATCCTGCGTGGCGGCGCACGCCCGACGGCGCCATCTGGCGCACCTCCCGCACCCCTCAGGGGCCCGTGACGCTGCGGATACGGGTCGACGCTCCCGGAGGGGAGGTCGTCGGTACGGCCTGGGGGCCCGGCGCGGAGTGGGCGCTGGACGGGCTGCCCGCGCTGCTCGGCGCGGAGGACGACGCGGCCGGGTTCACCGCGATGCTCGACGTCGGCCACGAGGTGCTCCGCCGGGTGGCCAGGCGGTACCCCGGGCTGCGCATCGGGCGCACGGGTCTGGTGTTCGAGGCGCTGGTGCCGGCCGTGCTGGAGCAGAAAGTGGTGTTGCGTGAGTCGCGGCGGTCTTGGCGGTGGCTGATGCTCAGGTACGGCGAGCCGGCCCCGGGGCCCGCCCCGGACGGCATGCGGGTGATGCCCCCGCCGCAGGTGTGGCGGCGGATTCCCAGCTGGGACTGGCACCGGGCCGGGGCGGAGGCGGTGCGGGCGCGCACGATCATCGAGGCGGCGGCCCGCGCCGACCGGTTGGAGGCGGCGCGGACCAGCGCGGAGGCGGACCGGCTGCTGCGCTCCCTGCCGGGGATCGGCGTGTGGACCTCCGCCGAGGTGCGGCAGCGCGCGTTCGGCGACGCCGACGCGGTGTCGGTGGGGGACCACCACCTGGCCTCGCAGGTCGGCTGGGTGCTGACCGGTGAGAAGACCGACGACGCGGGCATGCTGCGACTGCTCGCCCCGTACCGGGGGCACCGCCACCGGGTGGCGCGGCTGGTGCGGCTGAGCGGAGCGCGCCCGCCCGCCCGCGGCCCCCGCATGCCCGCCCGCGACTACCGGTCCTTCTGA
- a CDS encoding bifunctional FO biosynthesis protein CofGH: MSVIRPSVPDAAIRRALARARDGKTLDVTEAGILLQARGEHLDALLEHASRVRNAGLADAGRPGVITYSRKVFIPLTRLCRDRCGYCTFATAPHRLPSAYLSPDEVLEIARQGAAMGCKEALFTLGDRPEDRWTAAREWLDAHGYDDTLSYVRAMAIRVLEETGLLPHLNPGVLRWRDFQRLKPVAPSMGMMLETTSRRLFTEKGQPHYGSPDKDPAVRLRVLEDAGRANVPFTTGILIGIGETAQERAESIFAIRRVAREYGGIQEVIVQNFRAKPDTAMRGMPDADLADLAATIAVTRLVLGPRMRVQAPPNLIGDEYELMIRAGIDDWGGVSPLTPDHVNPERPWPQIEELAARTAAAGFTLRERLTVYPEYVRAGEPWLDPRLAGHVAALADPETGLADEDAVVQGRPWQEPDGGFAAAGRTDLHVEVDRSGRSADRRADFDHVYGDWDALRERLGEVRGAAGGGLVGVAGGADVARALRRAETDPAGLTDEDALALLGLAGDPAGGGADDAGLAELARIADGLRREAVGDEVTYVVNRNINFTNVCYTGCRFCAFAQRRTDADAYTLSLEQVADRAEEAWRAGATEVCMQGGIHPDLPGTAYFDIARAVKERVPGIHVHAFSPMEVVNGAGRTNMSIEDWLAAAKEAGVDSLPGTAAEILDDEVRWVLTKGKLPAAEWVEVITTAHRVGLPTTATMMYGHVDEHVHWVRHLRLIRRIQEETGGFSEFVLLPFVHHNAPIYLAGVARPGPTARENRAVHALARIMLHGAIRNIQCSWVKLGEDLCRSVLQGGVNDLGGTLMEETISRMAGSENGSYKTISEIAAMVAPTGRPLRQRLTDYGEPDEERKAAAAASDGVCRSVRRPLPLVREG; the protein is encoded by the coding sequence ATGAGCGTGATTCGTCCCTCGGTACCCGACGCAGCGATCCGGCGTGCGCTGGCCCGTGCCCGTGACGGGAAGACGCTGGATGTCACCGAGGCGGGCATCCTGCTCCAGGCGCGCGGCGAGCACCTGGACGCGCTGCTGGAGCATGCGAGCAGGGTCCGGAACGCGGGGCTGGCCGACGCGGGCAGGCCGGGTGTCATCACCTACAGCCGCAAGGTGTTCATTCCGCTGACCCGGCTGTGCCGGGATCGCTGCGGGTACTGCACGTTCGCCACCGCGCCGCACAGGCTGCCCAGCGCGTACCTCAGCCCCGACGAGGTGCTGGAGATCGCCAGGCAGGGCGCGGCGATGGGATGCAAGGAGGCGCTGTTCACCCTCGGCGACCGGCCGGAGGACCGCTGGACGGCGGCGCGCGAGTGGCTGGACGCGCACGGGTACGACGACACGCTGTCGTACGTGCGGGCGATGGCGATCCGCGTGCTGGAGGAGACCGGGCTGCTGCCGCACCTCAACCCGGGCGTCCTGCGGTGGCGGGACTTCCAGCGGCTCAAGCCGGTCGCTCCGTCGATGGGCATGATGCTGGAGACGACCTCGCGCAGGCTGTTCACGGAGAAGGGGCAGCCGCACTACGGCTCGCCCGACAAGGATCCCGCGGTACGGCTGCGCGTGCTGGAGGATGCGGGACGGGCCAACGTCCCGTTCACCACGGGCATCCTGATCGGGATCGGCGAGACCGCGCAGGAGCGGGCCGAGTCCATCTTCGCGATCCGGCGGGTGGCCAGGGAGTACGGCGGCATCCAGGAGGTGATCGTCCAGAACTTCCGCGCCAAGCCGGACACCGCCATGCGCGGCATGCCCGATGCCGACCTGGCCGATCTCGCCGCGACCATCGCCGTGACCCGGCTGGTCCTGGGGCCGCGCATGCGGGTGCAGGCACCGCCCAACCTCATCGGCGACGAGTACGAGCTGATGATCAGGGCCGGGATCGACGACTGGGGCGGCGTGTCGCCGCTCACCCCCGACCACGTCAACCCCGAACGGCCGTGGCCGCAGATCGAGGAGCTGGCCGCGCGCACCGCCGCCGCCGGGTTCACCCTGCGTGAGCGGCTGACCGTCTACCCCGAATACGTCCGCGCGGGGGAACCGTGGCTGGATCCGCGGCTGGCCGGGCACGTGGCCGCGCTGGCCGATCCAGAGACCGGCCTGGCCGACGAGGACGCCGTCGTGCAGGGCCGTCCCTGGCAGGAGCCCGATGGCGGATTCGCCGCCGCCGGACGTACCGACCTGCACGTTGAGGTGGACCGTTCCGGCCGCTCGGCGGACCGGCGCGCCGACTTCGACCACGTCTACGGCGACTGGGACGCGCTGCGCGAGCGGCTCGGCGAGGTCCGCGGCGCCGCGGGCGGCGGGCTGGTGGGCGTGGCCGGCGGCGCTGACGTCGCGCGGGCGCTGCGCCGCGCGGAGACCGACCCGGCCGGGCTGACCGACGAGGACGCGCTCGCGCTGCTCGGGCTGGCCGGCGACCCCGCGGGCGGCGGTGCCGACGACGCCGGCCTCGCCGAGCTGGCGCGGATCGCGGACGGGTTGCGCCGGGAGGCCGTCGGCGACGAGGTGACCTACGTGGTGAACCGGAACATCAACTTCACCAACGTGTGCTACACCGGCTGCCGGTTCTGCGCGTTCGCGCAGCGCCGCACCGACGCCGACGCCTACACGCTCTCCCTGGAGCAGGTGGCCGACCGGGCGGAGGAGGCGTGGCGGGCGGGCGCGACCGAGGTGTGCATGCAGGGAGGCATCCATCCCGACCTGCCGGGGACGGCGTACTTCGACATCGCGCGAGCGGTCAAGGAGCGGGTGCCGGGCATCCACGTGCACGCCTTCTCGCCGATGGAGGTGGTCAACGGGGCCGGCCGTACGAACATGTCGATCGAGGACTGGCTGGCCGCGGCCAAGGAGGCGGGGGTGGACTCGCTGCCGGGCACGGCGGCGGAGATCCTCGACGACGAGGTGCGGTGGGTGCTGACCAAGGGCAAGCTGCCCGCGGCCGAATGGGTGGAGGTGATCACCACCGCGCACCGGGTGGGCCTGCCGACGACCGCCACCATGATGTACGGGCACGTGGATGAGCACGTCCACTGGGTGCGGCACCTGCGGCTGATCCGCCGGATCCAGGAGGAGACCGGAGGCTTCTCGGAGTTCGTGCTGCTGCCGTTCGTGCACCACAACGCGCCGATCTACCTGGCGGGCGTGGCCCGGCCCGGTCCGACCGCCCGGGAGAACCGCGCGGTGCACGCCCTGGCGAGGATCATGCTGCACGGCGCGATCCGCAACATCCAGTGCTCGTGGGTCAAGCTCGGCGAGGATCTGTGCCGGTCGGTGCTTCAGGGCGGCGTGAACGACCTGGGCGGCACGTTGATGGAGGAGACCATCAGCCGGATGGCCGGCTCGGAGAACGGCTCCTACAAGACGATCAGCGAGATCGCGGCGATGGTGGCCCCCACCGGCCGTCCGCTCCGCCAGCGCCTGACCGACTACGGCGAGCCCGACGAGGAGCGCAAGGCCGCGGCGGCGGCCAGCGACGGCGTGTGCCGGAGCGTCCGCCGTCCCCTGCCGCTGGTTCGGGAGGGGTGA
- a CDS encoding TetR/AcrR family transcriptional regulator, with the protein MDSVWFREERPRKPRLSRERIVEAAVSLLDAEGVGGFSMRALAARLDAGTMSLYEYVKSKDDVLDLALDAVIGEIDPDEPSDASWRDYLTGQLIQRRAVMRRHPWVPALTATRPLIGPNALARSERFYATLRRAGLSGPALMAAVGALSFYTDGYASAENTWWSTIRTPGADAELRARVQRHLEEHSAVLAEHARVGVSDFDASFTLGLGIILDGIEKALEAAATAPEPPANG; encoded by the coding sequence GTGGACTCCGTCTGGTTCCGTGAGGAACGCCCGCGCAAGCCCCGGCTGTCGCGGGAGCGCATCGTCGAGGCGGCCGTCTCCCTGCTCGACGCCGAAGGGGTCGGGGGATTCTCCATGCGGGCGCTGGCGGCCCGGCTGGACGCGGGCACGATGTCGCTCTACGAGTACGTCAAGAGCAAGGACGACGTGCTCGACCTCGCCCTCGACGCCGTCATCGGGGAGATCGACCCGGACGAGCCGAGCGACGCCTCCTGGCGCGACTACCTGACGGGGCAGCTCATCCAGAGGCGGGCCGTCATGCGGCGCCACCCGTGGGTGCCCGCGCTCACCGCCACCCGCCCGCTGATCGGGCCCAACGCCCTGGCCCGTTCGGAGCGCTTCTACGCGACGCTGCGCCGGGCGGGACTGTCCGGCCCGGCGCTCATGGCCGCCGTGGGCGCGCTGTCGTTCTACACGGACGGCTACGCGTCGGCGGAGAACACGTGGTGGTCCACGATCCGGACCCCGGGAGCCGACGCCGAGCTGCGCGCCCGGGTCCAGCGCCACCTCGAGGAGCACTCCGCCGTGCTCGCCGAGCACGCCCGGGTCGGCGTGAGCGACTTCGACGCCTCCTTCACGCTCGGCCTGGGGATCATCCTCGACGGCATCGAGAAGGCGCTGGAGGCGGCGGCGACGGCTCCCGAGCCTCCCGCTAACGGGTGA
- a CDS encoding coenzyme F420-0:L-glutamate ligase — protein sequence MITITGVAGIGEVRPGDDIAALIAEAGADLADGDIVVVTSKIVSKAEGRIRRATSREDAIAEETERVVARRGDTVIAQTRHGLVMAAAGVDASNTEPGTVLLLPEDPDASARRIRAGLRDRLGVDVGVLVSDTFGRPWRVGLVDVAIGAAGVTPAEDFRGRSDPYGNPLSATVTALADEVAAAAELVKGKLAGVPVAVVRGLSALVTADDGPGARALVRPADEDMFRWGSADVLFARRTIRRFSAEPVDGAVVRRAVAAAIAAPAPHHTTPWRFVLVEDARTRTKLLDAMREAWIADLRGDGLPEERIARRIRRGDVLRDAPYLVVPCLVMDGSHDYPDERRATAEREMFVVAMGAGVQNLLVQLAVHGLGSAWVSSTMFCRPVVRDVLDLPGDWDPMGAVAVGHPAEPPRERPPRDPADFYLTR from the coding sequence GTGATCACCATCACCGGAGTGGCCGGAATCGGCGAGGTCCGCCCCGGCGACGACATCGCCGCGCTCATCGCCGAGGCCGGCGCCGACCTGGCGGACGGCGACATCGTCGTGGTCACCTCGAAGATCGTCAGCAAGGCCGAGGGCCGGATACGGCGGGCCACGAGCCGGGAGGACGCCATCGCGGAGGAGACCGAGCGGGTCGTCGCCCGGCGCGGCGACACCGTCATCGCGCAGACCCGGCACGGACTCGTCATGGCCGCGGCGGGTGTGGACGCCTCCAACACCGAGCCGGGCACCGTCCTGCTGCTCCCCGAGGATCCCGACGCCTCCGCCCGCCGCATCCGCGCCGGGCTCCGGGACCGCCTCGGGGTCGACGTCGGCGTGCTCGTCTCCGACACCTTCGGCAGGCCGTGGCGGGTCGGGCTCGTCGACGTCGCGATCGGCGCGGCCGGGGTGACCCCCGCCGAGGACTTCCGCGGGCGCTCCGATCCTTACGGCAACCCGCTCTCCGCCACCGTGACCGCGCTCGCCGACGAGGTCGCCGCAGCGGCCGAACTGGTGAAGGGCAAGCTCGCCGGGGTGCCGGTCGCCGTGGTGCGCGGCCTGTCCGCGCTGGTCACCGCGGACGACGGGCCCGGCGCGCGGGCGTTGGTGCGCCCGGCCGACGAGGACATGTTCCGCTGGGGATCGGCCGACGTCCTCTTCGCCCGCCGCACCATCCGGCGGTTCTCCGCCGAGCCGGTGGACGGCGCGGTCGTACGGCGGGCCGTGGCGGCGGCGATCGCCGCGCCCGCGCCGCACCACACCACGCCGTGGCGGTTCGTGCTGGTGGAGGACGCGCGGACCCGGACCAAGCTGCTGGACGCGATGCGCGAGGCGTGGATCGCCGACCTGCGCGGCGACGGCCTGCCGGAGGAGCGGATCGCGCGCCGCATCCGCCGCGGGGACGTGCTGCGCGACGCGCCGTATCTGGTCGTGCCGTGCCTGGTGATGGACGGCTCGCACGACTACCCCGACGAGCGGCGGGCCACGGCCGAGCGGGAGATGTTCGTGGTCGCCATGGGCGCCGGGGTGCAGAATCTGCTGGTCCAGCTCGCCGTCCACGGCCTGGGCTCGGCGTGGGTGTCCTCCACGATGTTCTGCCGCCCGGTGGTCCGGGACGTGCTCGACCTGCCCGGCGACTGGGATCCGATGGGCGCCGTCGCGGTCGGCCACCCGGCCGAGCCGCCGCGTGAGCGTCCGCCCAGGGACCCGGCGGACTTCTATCTCACCCGTTAG
- the cofD gene encoding 2-phospho-L-lactate transferase: protein MRIVCLAGGIGGARFLRGLRAAAPDAHVTVIGNTGDDITLFGLRVCPDLDTVMYTLGGGIDEEQGWGRAKETYVVKEELAAYGMQPQWFGLGDRDFATHIIRTQMLNAGYPLSQVTEALCDRWRPGVRLIPMTDDPVETHVVIEDERGRRAIHFQEWWVRLRASVPAERIVLVGADEARPAPGVLEAVAEADAVILPPSNPVVSIGTILQIPGIRDAVAAKTVVGVSPIIGGAPVRGMADACLAAIGVETSAQAVLAHYGADLIDGWLVAEEDADVRLPGVRVVARPLIMHDVSAAAEIAGAALSLARELM, encoded by the coding sequence ATGCGCATTGTCTGCCTCGCCGGCGGGATCGGCGGCGCGCGTTTCCTGCGCGGCCTGCGGGCCGCGGCCCCGGACGCGCACGTCACCGTCATCGGCAACACCGGAGACGACATCACCCTCTTCGGCCTGCGGGTCTGCCCCGACCTGGACACCGTCATGTACACGCTCGGCGGCGGCATCGACGAGGAGCAGGGCTGGGGACGGGCCAAGGAGACGTACGTCGTCAAGGAGGAGCTGGCCGCCTACGGCATGCAGCCCCAGTGGTTCGGGCTCGGCGACCGCGACTTCGCCACCCACATCATCCGCACCCAGATGCTGAACGCCGGATACCCGCTCTCCCAGGTCACCGAGGCGCTGTGCGACCGCTGGCGGCCCGGCGTGCGGTTGATCCCGATGACCGACGACCCGGTGGAGACCCACGTCGTGATCGAGGACGAGCGCGGCCGGCGGGCGATCCACTTCCAGGAGTGGTGGGTACGGCTGCGCGCGTCCGTCCCGGCCGAGAGGATCGTGCTCGTCGGCGCCGACGAGGCGCGGCCCGCGCCCGGCGTGCTGGAGGCCGTCGCCGAGGCCGACGCGGTGATCCTGCCGCCGTCCAACCCCGTGGTCAGCATCGGCACGATCCTGCAGATCCCCGGAATCAGGGATGCGGTCGCCGCCAAGACCGTGGTCGGCGTGTCCCCGATCATCGGCGGCGCCCCGGTGCGCGGCATGGCCGACGCGTGCCTGGCCGCGATCGGCGTGGAGACCAGCGCGCAGGCGGTCCTCGCCCACTACGGCGCCGACCTGATCGACGGCTGGCTGGTCGCCGAGGAGGACGCGGACGTGCGCCTTCCCGGCGTGCGCGTGGTCGCCCGCCCGCTCATCATGCACGACGTCTCCGCCGCCGCCGAGATCGCCGGGGCGGCGCTGTCCCTGGCCCGGGAGCTGATGTGA
- a CDS encoding WhiB family transcriptional regulator: protein MADLVGAQALSAEDLGWQERALCAQTDPEAFFPEKGGSTREAKKVCRSCEVRAECLEYALEHDERFGIWGGLSERERRRIKREAG from the coding sequence GTGGCCGACCTGGTCGGTGCACAGGCGCTCAGCGCTGAAGATCTCGGTTGGCAGGAGCGCGCCTTGTGCGCGCAGACCGACCCGGAGGCGTTCTTCCCTGAAAAAGGGGGATCCACGCGAGAGGCCAAGAAGGTGTGTCGCTCGTGTGAGGTGCGTGCCGAGTGCCTGGAGTACGCACTCGAGCACGACGAGCGCTTCGGCATCTGGGGCGGCCTGTCCGAGCGTGAGCGCCGTCGCATCAAACGCGAAGCGGGCTGA